gtctgtcaagGTGAGGCCTTCGTCCCGCCCACTCTGGCCCCTGAACCAGTCAAAACTGGAGAATGTTTACCAAATTATGGCATAGACTACATTGGCGACCTGGCCGTTTCTCTGGGGGGCCACACCTGTTTGCAGTGGTCATCGCCGAAGGCGACGGACCTCAGCCTGGGCAAGGACTTCATCCCTGACGTCAGTCTGCAGGGCAACAAGTGCCGTAACCCTGACAACGACCCCGAGGGCCCCTGGTGCTACGTGGAGGTTTCTGGAAATGTGACGGTCGACTACTGCGACCTTGAGCTGTGTGGTAAATAATACGAGTACAAATCCACTCGGAGGACCAGTACTACCGCAGAATATCACACTGGTGGTCAGTGAACTCTCTACCCACCtcttacctgtctgtctctccacctgtctgtctcccagaGGACCCGCTGGTTGGTGACGTGTCGACGACAGACACAGAAGGACAGGAGCGCTCCGTCCTGAAGCCCACCAGGAAAATCTTTTTCAGTCCTCGCACCTTCGGACAAGGAGAGAGTGGTGAGTCTCAACACGCACCATTTAACAGCTCCTGAGAAAGAACTAGTCATTAAGCTGGTAATCCCACTAACCGGCAAGTAGCCTGGCTGGCCAACTGGTTTACTGACTGGTTAACTGGTTTACTGACTGCTTAGTTAACTGGTGTGATACGTTAACAGGTTTACTGACTAAAAGGCTTATGAACTGCGTGGTTATCTGGTTTACAGCCTGTATGACTTATTGACTAAATAACAGGCTGTTAAGCAGGTGTCTTGACTGGTCAGTTAACTGGTTGACTGGTTTATTGACTGGTTTACTGGCTGGTTGTATCGCAGTGTGTGGAGAGCGCCCCCTGTTTGAAATGAAGAACAAACAGGACGCcaaggaggaggagctgctggactcGTACAGAGACAAGCGCATTGTTGGGGGCAACGCCGCCGAAGTGGCCTCAGCACCATGGTAACCACACTTACAACAATAAGCTGTCACCATGGTTACCACATGATATAAATATCTCCGGTaacaatataaaagtaaaaaagtaaagactcaaagactcaaagacacaaagactcAAAGTAAAGACTCAAAGACTCAAAGTAAAGactcaaagacacaaagactcaaagtaaagacacaaagactcaaagtaaagactcaaagacacaaagactcaaagtaaagacacaaagtaaagacacaaagactCAAAGTAAAGACTCAAAGGCTCAAAGACTCAaagtaaagacacaaagacacaaagactcAAAGTAAAGACTCAAAGTAAAGactcaaagacacaaagactcaaagtaaagacacaaagactCAAAGTAAAGACTCAAAGTAAAGACTCAAAGACTCAAAGTAAAGactcaaagacacaaagactcAAAGTAAAGACTCAAAGTAAAGactcaaagacacaaagactcaaagtaaagacacaaagactcaaagtaaagactcaaagacacaaagactcAAAGTAAAGACTCAAAGACTCAaagtaaagacacaaagactCAAAGTAAAGACTCAAAGACACACTGtggtcaaaccctctgctgcaTGTGAACATGTTCCTGTCTGCAGGCAGGTGATGCTGTATAAACGCCAGCCTCAGGAGCTGCTGTGTGGAGCCAGTCTGGTCAGTGATCAGTGGATCGTCACTGCAGCTCACTGCATCCTCTACCCGCCCTGGAACAAGAACTTCACCACCAGTGACATACTGGTCCGCCTGGGAAAACACAACAGGGCCAAGTAAGACTTCCTGTCTGCGCATCAATGGACTCAATCATTTCTTAGATGACAATATTTATAATAACTTTGCAGGTTTGAGCGCGGTACCGAGAAGATCGTGGCCATCGACGAAATCATCGTCCACCCAAAGTACAACTGGAGGGAAAACCTGAACCGCGACATCGCTCTGCTGCACATGAGACGGCCAATCACATTCACCGACGAGATCCACCCCGTCTGCCTGCCCAGCAGGAAGGTGGCCAGGACGTAAGACAAACTCAGACAGCTGTTaaatattctgaaatgggcctcTGAGTCGTGTGACAGCAGTTTCTCTCCGACAGTCTGATGACTGAAGGCTTTAAGGGTCGAGTGACCGGTTGGGGGAACCTGCAGGAAACCTGGAATCCATCAGCAAGAAATTTACCCACAGTCCTCCAGCAGATCCATCTACCAATCGTGGACCAGGACGTCTGCCGTAGCTCCACATCAGTCAAGATCACAGACAACATGTTCTGTGCTGGTAACTTTTCTATTTCTACGTTTGTTCACGAGTCCGTCTGTCAGACGTTCagggtccccagaggacgagtCCTACCTCCCTGtagcgccaccgtgaggttgacatttgatttaaagtgaaacatctaaacaactgttggatggattgtgatgaaatgagGTTCAGACCtttatgttcccctcaggatgagcctgatcatcatcatcatcatcatcaacatgttcatgtgtccaacactttggtttatgaccaaatacctgcagagctgatgacgttcatcagcctcagctggactctgtatttactgctagttagctaatgttagcatgcgaCATGGTGAACgttagacctgctaaacatcagcatgttagcatgctaagttacagcctgacagagctgctagcatgctgctgctgactgttgCTAACATGTGACCCTCACAAACAGTCGCAGCTTCCCTTTAAACGTAAAGTTAAActcagtctttgtgctgcagGTTTTAAACAGGATGATGTCCAACGTGGAGACGCCTGCGAGGGAGACAGCGGTGGACCGTTTGTGATGAAGGTGAGCTCTTTCCATTTAGACTCAGTatataaacacttaataaaagCTTTATAACTTGATGTAGTTTGAAGCTTTATTTAAGTGTTAATTAATGTATTAGTCTGTATGAACacataatgaataataaaacagtcaaacagctgtaataatataaaatgtcttcagAGGAGAAGTTTGACAAAAactacactgctcaaaaaaatgaaaggaacacGTTTTAATCAGAGTAAAGCATCAAGTTAATgaaacttctgggatattgatctggtcagttaagtagcagagggggttgttaatcagtgtcagctgctttggtgttaatgaaattaacaacaggtgcactagaggggcaacaatgagacgacccccaaaacaggaatggttttccaggtggaggccactgacattttttccctccttatcttttctgactgtttttcactagttttgcatttggctagggtcagtgtcactactggtagcatgaggccatacctggaccctacagaggttgcacaggcagtccaactcctccaggatggcacatcaatacgtgccattgccagaaggtttgctgtgtctcccagcacagtctcaagagcatggaggagattccaggagacaggcagttactctaggagagctggacggggccgtagaaggtccttaacccatcagcaggaccggtatctgctcctttgagcaaggaggaacaggatgagcactgtcagagccctacaaaatgacctccagcaggccactggtgtgaatgtctctgaccaaacaatcagaaacagacttcatgagggtggcctgagggcccgacgtcctctagtgggtcctgtgctcactgcccggcaccgtggagctggcaggtccgccactggcgccctgtgctttccacagatgagagcaggttcaacctgagcacatgtgacagacgtgaaagtgtctggagaagccgtggagaacgttatgctgcctgtaacatgTGATGGTCcggggaggcatatccatggagggacgcacagacctctacaggctagacaacggcaccctgactgccattaggtatcgggatgaaaCGATGTTGTCAGGCACGCTtacaagcacgtgggggcaacacacagtactgagtaccactttgagttgctgcaatggaatttcagcaaaatggacgaGCCTGCCACATTATTTGTTCACTTTTTCGgagtgtctttgaattcagccctctgtaggttgatcattttcatttgtggCATCCTCTCGTTCccaacacattacacagtccatatcagtacAGATATGCAGCATGattttttcccattgagatctgatgtgttttcaaagtgtccCTTTAATcttttttgagcagtgtacaTGAATAAACACTTCACAATGTCTGCGGCTGCAACTGActtaatcagctgattattaaCTAGAACTTCCAAA
This genomic window from Enoplosus armatus isolate fEnoArm2 chromosome 24, fEnoArm2.hap1, whole genome shotgun sequence contains:
- the f2 gene encoding prothrombin, with amino-acid sequence MVEPTSKPAAVLLLFLLHSCLADHVFLDSQVASQVLVRSRRANQLFEEVKPGNLERECVEEICDHEEAREVFEQTDKTEKFWAKYLDCKGTQVRGTQDDIDIIRQCVEGQCISGMGVSYEGNINITESGRQCQHWRHSFPHPIIREYNASEPNSNLHENFCRNPDNRPEGPWCFTKDPTVQKETCRVPKCGEAFVPPTLAPEPVKTGECLPNYGIDYIGDLAVSLGGHTCLQWSSPKATDLSLGKDFIPDVSLQGNKCRNPDNDPEGPWCYVEVSGNVTVDYCDLELCEDPLVGDVSTTDTEGQERSVLKPTRKIFFSPRTFGQGESVCGERPLFEMKNKQDAKEEELLDSYRDKRIVGGNAAEVASAPWQVMLYKRQPQELLCGASLVSDQWIVTAAHCILYPPWNKNFTTSDILVRLGKHNRAKFERGTEKIVAIDEIIVHPKYNWRENLNRDIALLHMRRPITFTDEIHPVCLPSRKVARTLMTEGFKGRVTGWGNLQETWNPSARNLPTVLQQIHLPIVDQDVCRSSTSVKITDNMFCAGFKQDDVQRGDACEGDSGGPFVMKHPAENRWYQMGIVSWGEGCDRDGKYGFYTHLFRMSRWMKKVIEKSGEDDD